In Amycolatopsis methanolica 239, a single genomic region encodes these proteins:
- a CDS encoding aldo/keto reductase, with translation MEQRVLGRTGRAVSVVGLGTWQLGADWGEVGEEQALAVLSAAAEAGVTFFDTADVYGDGRSEQIIGRFLREHPDVFVATKMGRRAPLDPAEYTLDNFRAWTDRSRANLGVDTLDLAQLHCPPTPVYSRDAVYDALDALVAEKRIAAYGVSVETCDEALTAIARPGTASVQIILNPFRLKPLERVLPAAAEAGVGIIARVPLASGLLSGRYTKETVFAADDHRTFNRHGEAFDQGETFSGVDYATGVEAAAEFASLAPARATPAQTALRWIIQQPGVTSVIPGARSPEQARANSAAAELEPLPPSTLEAVRELYDRRIRAQVHDRW, from the coding sequence ATGGAGCAACGGGTACTCGGCCGGACCGGCCGCGCGGTGTCGGTGGTCGGGCTCGGCACGTGGCAGCTGGGCGCGGACTGGGGTGAGGTCGGCGAGGAGCAGGCGCTCGCGGTGCTGTCGGCCGCGGCCGAGGCCGGTGTCACGTTCTTCGACACCGCGGACGTCTACGGCGACGGGCGCAGCGAGCAGATAATCGGGCGGTTCCTGCGGGAGCACCCGGACGTGTTCGTGGCGACCAAGATGGGCCGCCGTGCGCCGCTCGACCCGGCCGAGTACACGCTGGACAACTTCCGGGCCTGGACCGACCGGTCGCGGGCCAACCTCGGGGTGGACACGCTCGACCTGGCGCAGCTGCACTGCCCGCCGACGCCGGTGTACTCGCGGGACGCGGTGTACGACGCGCTGGACGCGCTGGTGGCGGAGAAGCGGATCGCCGCGTACGGGGTGAGCGTGGAGACCTGCGACGAGGCGCTGACCGCGATCGCCCGGCCGGGCACTGCGAGCGTGCAGATCATCCTCAACCCGTTCCGGCTCAAGCCGCTCGAACGCGTGCTGCCCGCCGCGGCCGAGGCGGGGGTCGGGATCATCGCGCGGGTGCCGCTCGCGTCCGGCCTGCTGTCCGGCCGGTACACGAAGGAGACGGTGTTCGCCGCGGACGACCACCGCACATTCAACCGGCACGGCGAGGCGTTCGACCAGGGCGAGACGTTCAGCGGCGTGGACTACGCGACGGGCGTCGAGGCGGCCGCGGAGTTCGCGTCGCTGGCCCCTGCTCGCGCGACGCCCGCGCAGACGGCGCTGCGGTGGATCATCCAGCAGCCGGGCGTGACGTCGGTCATCCCGGGCGCGCGGTCCCCGGAGCAGGCGCGGGCCAACTCGGCGGCCGCCGAGCTGGAGCCGCTGCCGCCGTCGACCCTGGAGGCGGTGCGGGAGCTGTACGACCGGCGGATCCGCGCGCAGGTGCACGACCGCTGGTGA
- a CDS encoding DUF998 domain-containing protein, whose product MTTTPALTRAPRILALACLTAIAGGAALVLLLQFLPPTDQISPVHRTISEYALSANKWIFDVAVLLIAVGSAVLFAAHVLMRALPVRSAAVVLGALWTVSLLVVVALPKTDWSVGPSLGGVVHRYASVVGFVCLPVGLLFAARRIFPDSPGWRWAARALAIVSLAWFGLILGAVGYMLAGGGPWWRTIPLGLVERLLAATELLALATLAVPLLRSNRAEVTQVT is encoded by the coding sequence GTGACCACCACCCCGGCCCTCACCCGCGCCCCGCGGATCCTCGCCCTGGCCTGCCTCACCGCGATCGCCGGGGGCGCCGCGCTCGTGCTGCTGCTGCAGTTCCTCCCGCCCACCGACCAGATCAGCCCGGTGCACCGCACGATCAGCGAGTACGCGCTGAGCGCCAACAAGTGGATCTTCGACGTCGCGGTCCTGCTGATCGCGGTCGGCTCTGCGGTGCTGTTCGCCGCGCACGTGCTGATGCGCGCGCTGCCGGTGCGTTCGGCCGCGGTCGTGCTGGGTGCACTGTGGACGGTGAGCCTGCTGGTGGTCGTCGCGCTCCCCAAGACCGACTGGTCCGTCGGGCCGAGCCTGGGCGGCGTCGTGCACCGCTACGCCAGCGTCGTGGGGTTCGTGTGCCTGCCGGTCGGGCTGCTGTTCGCCGCGCGCCGGATCTTCCCGGACTCGCCGGGGTGGCGCTGGGCGGCGCGGGCGCTGGCGATCGTCTCATTGGCGTGGTTCGGGCTCATCCTCGGCGCGGTGGGCTACATGCTGGCCGGCGGGGGCCCGTGGTGGCGCACGATCCCGCTGGGCCTGGTGGAACGCCTGCTCGCGGCCACCGAACTGCTCGCGCTCGCCACACTGGCCGTCCCGTTACTACGATCGAACCGAGCCGAAGTGACCCAGGTCACTTAG
- a CDS encoding beta-ketoacyl-ACP reductase, giving the protein MTESHSRVAIVTGAGRGIGAAVARKLAVDGFAVALLDLNEESVKQGAEDIVAAGGKAIGVALDVSNTEQVEAAVARVAEELGAPTVLVNNAGITRDNLIFKMTDEDWDSVMNVHLKGSFLMTRAVQKHMTEQRWGRIVNLSSTSALGNRGQVNYSAAKAGMQGFTKTLAIELGKFGVTANAIAPGFIETDMTAATAERLGVPFEDFKAFAAKEIPVQRVGKPEDIANTVSFLVSEGAGFVSGQVIYVAGGPKD; this is encoded by the coding sequence GTGACCGAGTCCCACTCCCGGGTCGCCATCGTGACCGGCGCCGGCCGAGGCATCGGCGCCGCAGTCGCGCGCAAGCTGGCCGTGGACGGTTTCGCCGTCGCACTGCTGGACCTCAACGAGGAGTCCGTGAAGCAGGGCGCAGAGGACATCGTCGCGGCCGGCGGCAAGGCCATCGGGGTCGCGCTCGACGTCAGCAACACCGAGCAGGTCGAGGCCGCCGTCGCCCGCGTCGCCGAGGAGCTGGGCGCGCCGACCGTGCTGGTCAACAACGCCGGCATCACCCGGGATAACCTGATCTTCAAGATGACCGACGAGGACTGGGACTCGGTCATGAACGTGCACCTCAAGGGATCGTTCCTGATGACCCGCGCGGTCCAGAAGCACATGACCGAGCAGCGCTGGGGCCGGATCGTGAACCTGTCCAGCACCTCGGCGCTGGGCAACCGCGGCCAGGTCAACTACTCCGCGGCCAAGGCCGGCATGCAGGGCTTCACCAAGACGCTGGCCATCGAGCTGGGCAAGTTCGGCGTCACCGCCAACGCGATCGCGCCGGGCTTCATCGAGACCGACATGACCGCGGCGACCGCCGAGCGGCTGGGCGTGCCGTTCGAGGACTTCAAGGCCTTCGCCGCCAAGGAGATCCCGGTGCAGCGCGTCGGCAAGCCCGAGGACATCGCCAACACCGTGTCGTTCCTGGTCAGCGAGGGCGCGGGCTTCGTCTCCGGCCAGGTCATCTACGTCGCCGGCGGACCGAAGGACTGA
- a CDS encoding MaoC family dehydratase, with product MRVFNGLDEFTAAVGEQLGASDWHTVTQEQVNTFADATGDHQWIHVDVEKAKQGPFGAPIAHGFLTLSVLPLLSAATYRVDGLKMGINYGLNKVRFPQPVKVGSKIRGVAELAEVTDVPGGKQVVTRWTIEIDGEAKPACVAEWVTRLIA from the coding sequence ATGCGCGTCTTCAACGGACTGGACGAGTTCACCGCCGCGGTCGGCGAGCAGCTCGGCGCCAGCGACTGGCACACCGTCACCCAGGAGCAGGTCAACACGTTCGCCGACGCCACCGGTGACCACCAGTGGATCCACGTCGACGTCGAGAAGGCCAAGCAGGGCCCGTTCGGCGCGCCGATCGCGCACGGCTTCCTGACGCTGTCGGTCCTGCCGCTGCTCTCGGCCGCCACCTACCGCGTCGACGGGCTGAAGATGGGGATCAACTACGGCCTGAACAAGGTCCGGTTCCCGCAGCCGGTCAAGGTCGGCTCGAAGATCCGCGGGGTCGCCGAGCTGGCCGAGGTCACCGACGTGCCCGGCGGCAAGCAGGTGGTGACCCGGTGGACGATCGAGATCGACGGCGAAGCCAAGCCGGCGTGCGTGGCCGAGTGGGTCACGCGCCTGATCGCCTGA
- a CDS encoding phosphotransferase family protein has protein sequence MTQQDLPGLDLARLRDYLDEHSPGLVGGPLTGEVVQGGRSNLTYIVGDGTSRWVVRRPPLGHVLPTAHDMAREHRVISALADTPVPVPRTVTLCQDADVLGAPFYVMEFVPGTPYRAASELEALGPERTKAIAESLMDTLVDLHAVDPSAVGLGDFGRPEGFLERQVGRWKKQLDASRSRDLPGIDDLHDQLARAIPASGPAAVVHGDYRLDNVLVDETDRITAVLDWEMSTLGDPLTDLALLVAYAERGKVNLEIVSNVSTAPGYPGTDKMIARYAARSGRDVSALDWYVGFAFFKLAVILEGIYYRFSQGKTVGAGFDQIGAAVVPLVTLGLDTLKD, from the coding sequence GTGACCCAGCAGGACCTGCCCGGACTCGACCTCGCACGGCTGCGGGACTACCTGGACGAGCACTCCCCCGGGCTGGTCGGCGGCCCGCTGACCGGTGAGGTGGTGCAGGGCGGCCGCTCGAACCTGACCTACATCGTCGGCGACGGCACGAGCCGCTGGGTGGTCCGCAGGCCGCCGCTGGGGCACGTCCTGCCCACCGCGCACGACATGGCCCGCGAGCACCGCGTGATCAGCGCGCTCGCGGACACGCCCGTGCCGGTGCCGCGCACGGTCACGCTGTGCCAGGACGCCGACGTGCTCGGCGCGCCGTTCTACGTGATGGAGTTCGTGCCGGGCACGCCCTACCGCGCCGCGAGCGAGCTGGAGGCGCTCGGGCCGGAGCGCACGAAGGCGATCGCCGAATCGCTCATGGACACCCTGGTGGACCTGCACGCGGTCGACCCGTCCGCAGTGGGGCTGGGCGACTTCGGCCGCCCGGAGGGGTTCCTGGAGCGGCAGGTGGGCCGCTGGAAGAAGCAGCTGGACGCCTCGCGCAGCCGGGACCTGCCGGGGATCGACGACCTGCACGACCAGCTGGCCCGCGCCATCCCGGCGTCCGGGCCCGCGGCCGTGGTGCACGGCGACTACCGGCTGGACAACGTGCTGGTCGACGAGACCGACCGCATCACCGCGGTGCTGGACTGGGAGATGTCCACGCTCGGCGACCCGCTGACCGATCTGGCCCTGCTGGTGGCCTACGCCGAGCGCGGCAAGGTCAATTTGGAGATCGTGTCCAACGTCAGCACCGCGCCCGGCTATCCGGGCACGGACAAGATGATCGCCCGCTACGCGGCCCGGTCCGGGCGGGACGTCTCGGCGCTGGACTGGTACGTCGGGTTCGCGTTCTTCAAGCTAGCGGTGATCCTGGAAGGCATCTACTACCGGTTCAGTCAGGGCAAGACCGTCGGCGCCGGATTCGACCAGATCGGCGCCGCGGTGGTCCCGCTCGTCACCCTCGGCCTCGACACCCTCAAGGACTGA
- a CDS encoding acyl-CoA dehydrogenase family protein, whose translation MDFTFDAKTEELRMRLLEFMDSHIYPAEPVYEEQLAERENEWTFPPVVEDLKAEARKRGLWNFFLPGEHGAGLTNLQYAPLAEITGRSPHLAPVALNCSAPDTGNMEVLAMFGTEQQRKQWLQPLLDGEIRSAFAMTEPDVASSDARNIGTSIRRDGDSYVITGRKFYITGAMNPNCKIFIVMGKTDPDAEPHRQQSQILVPRDTPGVHVKRGMNVFGYTDGSHGGHAEVVFDEARVPADNLIGEEGDGFAIAQARLGPGRIHHCMRSIGIAERAIEMMCRRTLGRSTFGKPIAEQGVVQDWIAESRVKVEQLRLLVLKTAWLMDTVGNRGAHTEIQAIKIATPKTVEWILDKAIQAHGAGGLSQDYPLAEMWAGIRTLRFADGPDEVHKRSLAHRELKKYRSEAR comes from the coding sequence ATGGATTTCACGTTCGACGCCAAGACCGAGGAGCTGCGGATGAGGCTTCTCGAGTTCATGGACTCCCACATCTACCCCGCCGAGCCGGTCTACGAGGAGCAGCTGGCCGAGCGCGAGAACGAGTGGACCTTCCCGCCGGTCGTCGAGGACCTCAAGGCCGAGGCACGCAAGCGGGGCCTGTGGAACTTCTTCCTGCCGGGCGAGCACGGCGCGGGGCTGACGAACCTGCAGTACGCGCCGCTGGCCGAGATCACCGGCCGCAGCCCGCACCTGGCGCCGGTCGCGCTGAACTGCTCGGCGCCGGACACCGGGAACATGGAAGTGCTCGCGATGTTCGGCACCGAGCAGCAGCGCAAGCAGTGGCTGCAGCCGTTGCTGGACGGTGAGATCCGCTCGGCGTTCGCGATGACCGAGCCGGACGTGGCGTCCTCGGACGCGCGCAACATCGGCACCAGCATCCGCCGCGACGGCGACTCCTACGTGATCACCGGCCGCAAGTTCTACATCACCGGCGCGATGAACCCGAACTGCAAGATCTTCATCGTGATGGGCAAGACCGACCCGGACGCCGAGCCGCACCGGCAGCAGAGCCAGATCCTGGTGCCGCGGGACACGCCGGGCGTGCACGTCAAGCGCGGCATGAACGTGTTCGGCTACACCGACGGCTCGCACGGCGGGCACGCCGAGGTGGTCTTCGACGAGGCGCGGGTGCCCGCGGACAACCTGATCGGCGAGGAGGGCGACGGGTTCGCCATCGCGCAGGCCCGCCTCGGCCCCGGCCGGATCCACCACTGCATGCGCTCGATCGGCATCGCCGAGCGGGCCATCGAGATGATGTGCCGCCGCACGCTGGGCCGGTCCACGTTCGGCAAGCCGATCGCCGAGCAGGGCGTGGTGCAGGACTGGATCGCCGAGTCCCGGGTGAAGGTCGAGCAGCTGCGGCTGCTGGTGCTCAAGACCGCGTGGCTGATGGACACCGTCGGCAACCGCGGCGCGCACACCGAGATCCAGGCGATCAAGATCGCCACCCCGAAGACCGTGGAGTGGATCCTGGACAAGGCGATCCAGGCGCACGGCGCGGGCGGGCTGTCGCAGGACTACCCGCTGGCCGAGATGTGGGCGGGGATCCGCACGCTCCGCTTCGCCGACGGACCGGACGAGGTCCACAAGCGCTCGCTCGCCCACCGCGAGCTGAAGAAGTACCGATCGGAGGCCCGATGA
- a CDS encoding acyl-CoA dehydrogenase family protein produces the protein MSTLTADDLRARVGELLAAHPPASTDRLEFLRARFDAGLAWVHYPAGLGGLDAPRELQNVVEAELAKAGAPDNNPRRIGIGLGMAAPTILRFGTEEQKQRYLRPLWTGEEVWCQLFSEPGAGSDLAALGTRAVRDGDEWVVNGQKVWTSVAHIARFAILVTRTNPDVPKHQGMTYFICDMTDPGVEVRPLRQLTGEAEFNEVFLSGVRIPDANRLGAVGEGWKVAQTTLMNERVAIGGNAIPREGGLIGMVSQTWRDRPELRTPELHDRLLKLWVQAEAARLAGTRLRQQLAVGAPGPEGSAMKLAFANLQQALTGLEIELSGEDGLRYDDWTLRRPEKVDMLGRGPGYRYLRAKGNSIEGGTSEVLRNIISERVLGLPSEPRVDKDVAWKDLPR, from the coding sequence ATGAGCACGCTGACCGCCGACGACCTGCGCGCGCGGGTGGGCGAGTTGCTCGCCGCCCACCCGCCGGCGAGCACGGACCGGCTGGAGTTCCTGCGGGCGCGGTTCGACGCCGGGCTGGCCTGGGTGCACTACCCGGCCGGCCTCGGTGGCCTGGACGCGCCGCGTGAGCTGCAGAACGTCGTCGAAGCCGAGCTGGCGAAGGCCGGCGCGCCGGACAACAACCCGCGCCGCATCGGCATCGGGCTGGGCATGGCGGCGCCGACCATCCTGCGGTTCGGCACCGAGGAGCAGAAGCAGCGCTACCTGCGTCCACTGTGGACCGGCGAGGAGGTGTGGTGCCAGCTGTTCAGCGAGCCGGGCGCCGGATCGGACCTCGCGGCGCTGGGCACCCGCGCGGTGCGCGACGGGGACGAGTGGGTGGTCAACGGGCAGAAGGTGTGGACGTCGGTCGCGCACATCGCCCGCTTCGCCATCCTGGTCACCCGAACGAATCCGGACGTGCCCAAGCACCAGGGCATGACGTACTTCATCTGCGACATGACCGATCCCGGTGTCGAGGTGCGGCCGCTGCGGCAGCTCACCGGTGAGGCCGAATTCAACGAGGTGTTCCTGTCCGGGGTGCGGATCCCGGACGCGAACCGGCTCGGCGCGGTCGGCGAGGGCTGGAAGGTCGCGCAGACGACGCTGATGAACGAGCGCGTGGCGATCGGTGGCAACGCGATCCCGCGCGAGGGCGGCCTGATCGGGATGGTGTCGCAGACCTGGCGGGACCGTCCGGAGCTGCGGACGCCGGAGCTGCACGACCGGTTGCTGAAGCTGTGGGTGCAGGCCGAGGCGGCGCGGCTGGCCGGCACGCGGTTGCGCCAGCAGCTGGCCGTGGGCGCGCCGGGGCCGGAGGGCTCGGCGATGAAGCTGGCGTTCGCGAACCTGCAGCAGGCGCTGACCGGGCTGGAGATCGAACTGTCCGGTGAGGACGGTCTGCGCTACGACGACTGGACGTTGCGCAGGCCGGAGAAGGTCGACATGCTCGGCCGCGGGCCCGGGTACCGCTACCTGCGGGCGAAGGGGAACTCGATCGAGGGCGGCACCTCCGAGGTGCTGCGCAACATCATCTCCGAACGCGTCCTCGGGCTGCCGTCCGAGCCGCGAGTGGACAAGGACGTCGCGTGGAAGGACCTGCCGCGGTGA
- a CDS encoding acyl-CoA dehydrogenase family protein produces the protein MSDLLYSEVEEDLRASVRDLLTDRAGFTSVLARTESAEPYDLKLWRTLAADLGLAGLAVPEEMGGQGASYREVAVVLEELGRSVAPVPFLGSAVLATAALLAAGDTELLPRLAGGELIGALAVPLTTAPDAGFPDGVSANTEGALSGSVRTVADASVADVLIVPAVGPDGPGLYAVEKAGATVTEVVSLDLTRRLADVSFDNASSRLLTGPSGAEPALRQALLVGAGLLASEQVGVAQWCLDETVAYLKQRYQFGRPVGSFQALKHRLADLYLEIVSARATARYAADTLATGDSDVPVAVAVAQSTCSAVALHTAEESVQLHGGIGMTWEHPAHLYLKRAKSSELALGTPGRHRAALAGLVNLPPA, from the coding sequence GTGAGCGATCTGCTGTACTCCGAGGTCGAGGAGGACCTCCGGGCGAGTGTCCGTGACCTGCTGACCGACCGGGCCGGGTTCACGTCCGTGCTGGCGCGCACCGAAAGCGCCGAACCGTACGACCTGAAGCTGTGGCGCACGCTGGCCGCGGACCTCGGGCTGGCCGGGCTGGCGGTGCCGGAGGAGATGGGCGGGCAGGGCGCGTCGTACCGCGAGGTGGCGGTCGTGCTGGAGGAGCTCGGGCGGTCGGTGGCGCCGGTACCGTTCCTGGGCAGCGCGGTGCTGGCGACGGCGGCGCTGCTGGCGGCCGGTGACACCGAGCTGTTGCCGCGGCTGGCGGGCGGTGAGCTGATCGGGGCGCTGGCGGTGCCGCTGACGACCGCGCCGGACGCGGGTTTCCCGGATGGCGTGTCGGCCAACACCGAAGGCGCGCTGAGCGGTTCGGTGCGGACGGTGGCGGACGCGTCGGTGGCGGACGTGCTGATCGTGCCCGCGGTGGGCCCGGACGGCCCGGGGCTGTACGCGGTGGAAAAGGCCGGCGCGACGGTCACCGAAGTGGTGTCGCTGGATTTGACGCGCCGGCTGGCGGACGTGTCGTTCGACAACGCGTCGTCGCGGTTGCTGACGGGTCCTTCGGGCGCGGAGCCGGCGCTGCGGCAGGCGTTGCTGGTGGGCGCCGGGTTGCTGGCGTCGGAGCAGGTCGGGGTCGCGCAGTGGTGTCTCGATGAGACGGTCGCGTACCTGAAGCAGCGCTACCAGTTCGGGCGGCCGGTGGGTTCGTTCCAGGCACTGAAGCACCGCTTGGCGGACCTGTACCTGGAAATCGTGTCGGCCCGCGCGACGGCGCGCTATGCGGCGGACACGCTGGCTACGGGTGATTCCGATGTGCCGGTCGCGGTGGCGGTGGCGCAGTCGACGTGCTCGGCGGTCGCGCTGCACACCGCCGAGGAGTCGGTGCAGCTGCACGGTGGCATCGGGATGACCTGGGAGCACCCGGCGCACCTGTACCTCAAGCGCGCCAAGAGCAGCGAGCTGGCGCTCGGCACGCCGGGGCGGCACCGTGCTGCGTTGGCGGGGTTGGTGAATCTGCCGCCCGCGTGA